The nucleotide sequence GCTTCTTGATACATCACTTCATTCGTTCTATCTTCCCTTTCGGAATCAggtttcaaatcatcaCTTCTGGACTTCCTCCCATCTCTCCCATTACTAGACAAATAGGCATCCCTCCTACCATCCCAGGTATCGATCTTCTGATAAATCAAATCACCAACATTGTTTAATTTGTACCTAGGGATCACATGTGTATGTAAATGGGGCACTGATTGCCCTGCTTCAGGACCGTCCTGGATGGAGATATTCATGGAATCTGCATTGTATTTCCATTTAATGAACCTTTGAATCAGTTGGACCGTTTGAAAATAGTCCTGTGATTCCTCCTTGGTCAGGTCGTTTAGTGTAATTATATTCGTTCGCAAGGGGACAACGAGGACATGACCGTTTATTATTGGCTTCAAGTTTACTAATGCGTAGGAATGTTTGGTTTTCTGTAGCGTATGGAAGAGTTAGTTTTGCTGTTGAAGATGAGTTAGATTTGCAGATGAGAAACATACGTAGAAGACTTGTTCTGTGACCAAGAATTTGCTGAAGTAGATGGGTGAGGCCATTTTCAATGTCATTTCAAAACAGGACTGATATATAGTGTTGTTAAGATGCTCTTTCCTCGAGAATAGTAAGTGATTTCCTTTGTAGTgtatttaatgaataattttacGGAAAGGGCGAACAACTGATGTGCGAATCCTTATATATGCAAGTAACCTAAGAGTTGAGTTAGAAAGATTGTGAATATTGATTCTCTGGGGGCTGTTCACTCATACCAATACCACTTAACAGAGGCAACAATACTTCTGCTGCTCAAAACGATTCaactttaaagaaacaagacCTCTCAGCGGTCCGATTGAGCTAGCATACCTATGACGGATGTACCTACTCGACTTCAGAAATTAACTAATTTAACCAGAGAGGTTACTACCCTCAAAAAAAACCAGAATGTCAATGACAATTCAAACACTGCTGCTGATGGTGAAATTGCAAGGACGCCACCCATAAAGGATTCCTCATCGATTCTACTCTCGCCACTGGTTTTTGGATATATAACCGCTGCTAATTTCCATCaatatgatattgattGGACCAAGTTCGACACTGCAAGCTACTTGAACGAACGCTTGGAAGAACCAAGGCTAGAAAAATTTATGGATCAAATTGAAAccttcaaattcaaagaatggCAACATTATTCTTCCACATGCAATATTGACTTTCTTAAATGGTACCTTTCATTTGAAAGCAAAATGCGTTTGTTGAACATGGCGACTTTTCTATTCGATGAGAAATTTGATTCTAAGGAACGTAACCCTTTAGAAGTTATTGAAtctaaatttatttgttacAATATATTACTTTCCCTGTTTCCAAAATATTACGGCGAAATACCTTCTGATTGTTCTAAGTTGTTTGACAAGATCATATATCGTTACCTTCCA is from Naumovozyma castellii chromosome 6, complete genome and encodes:
- the HNT2 gene encoding bis(5'-adenosyl)-triphosphatase (ancestral locus Anc_5.326), with the protein product MNISIQDGPEAGQSVPHLHTHVIPRYKLNNVGDLIYQKIDTWDGRRDAYLSSNGRDGRKSRSDDLKPDSEREDRTNEVMYQEARDLNKSLLEEYMKVFPQEKQWLC
- the NCAS0F02730 gene encoding uncharacterized protein, which translates into the protein MTDVPTRLQKLTNLTREVTTLKKNQNVNDNSNTAADGEIARTPPIKDSSSILLSPLVFGYITAANFHQYDIDWTKFDTASYLNERLEEPRLEKFMDQIETFKFKEWQHYSSTCNIDFLKWYLSFESKMRLLNMATFLFDEKFDSKERNPLEVIESKFICYNILLSLFPKYYGEIPSDCSKLFDKIIYRYLPGQKYELARDLVEELTISPTSDIDLIIQTYKMGNALRKLGDLELINEQDFCHTVMIKALRSLDGSFSAAYREWKENMKEFNLEKVVELIRPYIDDVPDYTVGHRMGQVGNFKRSKGNNRRGKRFRSQHYNSNDYYT